The proteins below are encoded in one region of Streptomyces sp. NBC_00490:
- a CDS encoding MMPL family transporter — MGNGETRVRGLAARAGGWSARHRWAAVGIWVLFVVLAMGLGSAAGRVDVDESGGLKGETHTAATIIKDADIEEPAGETVLVQAKGSGLKATDAEFRAAVDAVVKAVEGTGKVTDVQSPYTADTISKDGRSALVQFDMRGEAETAFERVEPVLNAVEKVQQDHSSVRIEEIGSASMQKTFDDAFGDDFKKAEYSALPVALGILLVAFGALVAALVPVLLAVTAIMATMGLMGIVSHVMPMGDVANSVMLLVGLAVGVDYCLFYLRREREEREAGRDAQTALRIAAATSGRAIIVSGVTVCVAMAGMLFTGIADFEAMGLASLIVVAVAMVGSITVLPAVLSLLGHRVEKGKIPFLHPESRLRRNRGPVNRESRFWTAVLGGVLKRPMVSVVVAAGVLLAIAAPAVGMKTQNLTLDQEFGDSLPIVQTYDRVNEAFPGGSEPAEVIVKADDINAPEVTNALAAFKQEAIASGASRGPVEIKLHDAQNLAFVYVPLVGGSDLDKAGESLDKLRDEVRPATLGKVDGLEAPVTGGVAMSKDFNDQLTGAVVPVFAFVVVFAFLLMLLSFRSLTIAITSIVLNLLSVGAAYGILVAVFQHGWGASLVGAEGVGAIISWLPLFLFVILFGLSMDYHVFVVSRIREARLRGRTTKDAIQHGVVTTAGVVTSAAVIMVAVFGIFGTLSMQSMKQMGVGLAAAVLIDATIIRGVLLPAVMALLGERNWYLPKWLNRLPDLTHDEASEAVVQSARDDEGDRVPV, encoded by the coding sequence ATGGGGAACGGAGAAACACGCGTGCGGGGCCTTGCGGCCCGGGCCGGCGGCTGGAGCGCCCGGCATCGCTGGGCGGCGGTCGGCATCTGGGTGCTGTTCGTGGTCCTGGCGATGGGACTCGGTTCGGCGGCGGGCCGGGTCGACGTCGACGAGAGCGGCGGCCTGAAAGGCGAGACGCACACCGCGGCGACGATCATCAAGGACGCCGACATCGAGGAGCCGGCCGGTGAGACGGTCCTCGTCCAGGCGAAGGGCAGTGGGCTGAAGGCGACGGACGCCGAGTTCCGGGCGGCCGTCGACGCGGTCGTCAAGGCCGTCGAAGGGACCGGCAAGGTCACGGACGTCCAGTCGCCGTACACCGCCGACACAATCTCGAAGGACGGCCGCAGCGCGCTCGTGCAGTTCGACATGCGCGGGGAGGCGGAGACCGCGTTCGAGCGGGTCGAGCCGGTGCTGAACGCGGTCGAGAAGGTGCAGCAGGACCACTCCTCGGTGCGAATCGAGGAGATCGGCAGCGCCAGCATGCAGAAGACGTTCGACGACGCGTTCGGCGACGACTTCAAGAAGGCTGAGTACTCCGCCCTGCCCGTGGCCCTCGGCATTCTGCTCGTGGCCTTCGGCGCGCTCGTGGCGGCGCTGGTGCCGGTGCTGCTGGCGGTCACCGCGATCATGGCGACGATGGGCCTGATGGGCATCGTCAGCCATGTGATGCCGATGGGCGATGTCGCCAACTCGGTGATGCTCCTTGTCGGTCTGGCCGTCGGCGTCGACTACTGCCTGTTCTATCTGCGCCGTGAGCGCGAGGAGCGCGAGGCCGGCCGGGACGCCCAGACGGCCCTGCGCATAGCCGCCGCCACCAGTGGCCGCGCGATCATCGTCTCCGGTGTCACGGTGTGTGTGGCGATGGCCGGCATGCTCTTCACGGGGATCGCCGACTTCGAGGCGATGGGCCTGGCTTCGCTGATCGTCGTCGCCGTCGCCATGGTCGGCTCGATCACCGTGCTGCCCGCGGTGCTGTCGCTGCTGGGCCACCGGGTCGAGAAGGGCAAGATCCCCTTCCTCCACCCGGAGAGCCGCCTTCGCCGCAACCGCGGGCCCGTCAACCGGGAGAGCCGGTTCTGGACGGCCGTCCTCGGCGGTGTGCTGAAGCGTCCCATGGTCTCGGTCGTCGTCGCGGCCGGTGTGCTGCTCGCGATCGCGGCGCCCGCGGTCGGCATGAAGACCCAGAACCTCACGCTGGACCAGGAGTTCGGCGACTCGCTGCCGATCGTGCAGACCTACGACCGGGTCAACGAGGCCTTCCCGGGCGGTTCGGAGCCCGCCGAGGTGATCGTCAAGGCGGACGACATCAACGCCCCGGAGGTGACCAACGCGCTGGCCGCCTTCAAGCAGGAGGCGATCGCCTCGGGTGCCTCGCGCGGCCCGGTGGAGATCAAGCTGCACGACGCGCAGAACCTCGCCTTCGTGTACGTCCCGCTGGTCGGCGGCTCCGACCTAGACAAGGCGGGCGAGAGCCTGGACAAGCTGCGGGACGAGGTGCGGCCCGCCACGCTCGGTAAGGTCGACGGCCTCGAGGCGCCGGTCACCGGCGGGGTCGCCATGTCGAAGGACTTCAACGACCAGCTGACCGGCGCGGTCGTCCCGGTCTTCGCGTTCGTCGTGGTCTTCGCCTTCCTGCTGATGCTGCTGTCGTTCCGCTCGCTGACGATCGCGATCACCTCGATCGTGCTGAACCTGCTGTCGGTGGGTGCGGCGTACGGCATCCTGGTCGCCGTCTTCCAGCACGGCTGGGGCGCGTCCCTGGTGGGCGCGGAGGGCGTCGGCGCCATCATCAGCTGGCTGCCACTGTTCCTCTTCGTGATCCTGTTCGGCCTGTCGATGGACTACCACGTGTTCGTGGTCTCCCGGATCCGCGAGGCCCGGCTGCGCGGCCGTACGACGAAGGACGCGATCCAGCACGGTGTGGTCACCACCGCCGGTGTCGTCACCAGCGCCGCGGTCATCATGGTCGCCGTGTTCGGGATCTTCGGCACGCTGTCCATGCAGTCCATGAAGCAGATGGGTGTGGGCCTGGCGGCCGCGGTGCTCATCGACGCGACGATCATCCGGGGTGTGCTGCTCCCGGCGGTCATGGCACTGCTCGGTGAGCGCAACTGGTATCTGCCGAAGTGGCTGAACCGGCTGCCGGACCTCACGCACGACGAGGCGTCCGAGGCCGTGGTGCAGTCGGCGCGGGACGACGAGGGCGATCGCGTCCCCGTCTGA
- a CDS encoding DUF1697 domain-containing protein codes for MTTYAALLRGINVGGARKVPMAELRTLMEGLGHTGVRSHLQSGQAVFTAGHGDEESLAAELTAAIEKHFGFPVDVIVRDHAYLAAIADACPFPAAELEAKQLHVTYFSQPVDADRFAAIDQPAFLPEEFRLGDRALYLYAPNGLGRSKLAEQLARPRVNKGLIATTRNWNTVVKLVEMTAGE; via the coding sequence ATGACGACGTATGCGGCGCTGTTGCGCGGGATCAACGTGGGCGGAGCCAGGAAGGTCCCGATGGCGGAACTGCGCACCCTGATGGAAGGCCTGGGCCACACCGGCGTGCGCAGCCACCTCCAGAGCGGCCAGGCCGTCTTCACCGCCGGCCACGGCGACGAGGAGTCCCTCGCCGCCGAGCTCACGGCCGCGATCGAGAAGCACTTCGGCTTCCCGGTCGACGTGATCGTCCGCGACCACGCCTATCTCGCCGCGATCGCCGACGCCTGCCCCTTCCCGGCCGCCGAACTGGAGGCCAAGCAGCTCCACGTCACCTACTTCTCGCAGCCGGTCGACGCGGACCGCTTCGCGGCGATCGACCAACCGGCTTTCCTCCCGGAGGAGTTCAGGCTCGGCGACCGTGCCCTGTACCTGTACGCCCCGAACGGCCTGGGCCGCTCCAAGCTCGCCGAACAACTCGCCAGGCCACGCGTCAACAAGGGCCTGATCGCCACCACCCGCAACTGGAACACCGTCGTCAAGCTGGTGGAGATGACCGCCGGAGAGTGA
- a CDS encoding transglutaminase-like domain-containing protein yields MDSYLRQTPYSDPGNLDVTGLPSGPGELAVLVRDLIIHRLEGPRFGYTVPEQRLREEAESRYVTEILRILRERRDAPLTEARAPHERFVGTCRDFSLLLCSLLRATGTPARIRGGFATYFVTGFHEDHWVTEYRLPDGSWRLVDPQVTHPSYDIPFDPLDVPRDRFLLAADAWRACRDGAADPATFGFWSVAGLRGLWLVRARLLQDLAALNGVEPLPWDGWGPRQVMDDADLTADDLALMDAVAAGEVPDGMASVPDTVTSYTVYSGPRQVTLRRSSPPA; encoded by the coding sequence ATGGACAGCTATCTGCGACAGACCCCGTACAGCGACCCGGGAAACCTGGACGTCACCGGCCTGCCGTCCGGTCCGGGTGAACTCGCCGTTCTCGTACGGGATCTGATCATCCATCGGCTGGAGGGACCGCGGTTCGGGTACACCGTCCCCGAGCAACGGCTGCGCGAGGAAGCCGAGTCGCGGTACGTCACCGAGATCCTGCGGATCCTGCGTGAGCGCCGGGACGCGCCGCTCACCGAGGCACGCGCGCCGCACGAGCGGTTCGTGGGCACCTGCCGGGACTTCTCCCTGCTGCTGTGCTCACTGCTGCGGGCGACGGGGACGCCCGCGCGGATCCGCGGCGGCTTCGCGACCTACTTCGTGACGGGGTTCCACGAAGACCACTGGGTCACCGAGTACCGCCTGCCGGACGGGAGTTGGCGGCTGGTCGACCCGCAGGTCACGCACCCGTCGTACGACATCCCCTTCGACCCGCTGGACGTACCCCGCGACCGCTTCCTCCTGGCGGCGGACGCCTGGCGGGCGTGCCGCGACGGGGCCGCCGATCCCGCGACGTTCGGGTTCTGGAGCGTCGCGGGGCTGAGGGGGCTGTGGCTCGTGCGGGCCCGGCTTCTGCAGGACCTGGCGGCCCTGAACGGAGTGGAGCCGCTCCCCTGGGACGGCTGGGGACCGCGGCAGGTCATGGACGACGCGGATCTCACCGCCGACGACCTCGCCCTGATGGACGCGGTCGCCGCGGGCGAGGTGCCCGACGGGATGGCGTCCGTGCCGGACACGGTGACCTCGTACACCGTGTACTCGGGCCCGCGGCAGGTCACTCTCCGGCGGTCATCTCCACCAGCTTGA
- a CDS encoding ketopantoate reductase family protein yields MRYIIIGAGAVGGTIGGRLAGSGHEVVLVARGAHRAALEDGGLRLRVPEGELTYRLPVVEGPAGLGELRADDVLVLAVKTQDSAAALQTWGPAPVAGGGTAAERLPLLCAQNGVESQRLALRIFRDVYGVCVWLPCTYIEPGVVSAAGSPLTGILHLGRYPHGTDETARLVAADLEKSHFEAPVTPDVARWQYAKLLANLGNALEAVTGPMESAEAVALFERVKAEGSAVLAAAGIPYAGTEEQKAVRGDKVFLAPLHGTPRGGGSSWQSLTRGTGTIEADYLNGEIALLGRLHGVPTPLNDLLQRLANTFARERRTAGSMPVAELMRLADEVDH; encoded by the coding sequence ATGCGCTACATCATCATCGGAGCAGGGGCGGTCGGCGGCACGATCGGCGGGCGGCTCGCGGGTTCGGGGCACGAGGTGGTCCTGGTCGCGCGCGGCGCCCATCGCGCGGCACTGGAGGACGGCGGGCTGCGGCTGAGGGTGCCGGAGGGCGAACTGACCTACCGGCTGCCGGTCGTCGAGGGTCCCGCCGGGCTCGGCGAGCTGCGCGCTGACGACGTGCTCGTCCTCGCCGTGAAGACCCAGGACAGTGCGGCCGCCCTCCAGACCTGGGGTCCGGCACCGGTCGCGGGCGGCGGTACGGCGGCCGAGCGGCTGCCGCTCCTCTGCGCCCAGAACGGTGTGGAGAGCCAGCGGCTCGCCCTGCGGATCTTCCGCGACGTGTACGGCGTCTGCGTCTGGCTGCCCTGCACCTACATCGAACCGGGCGTCGTCAGCGCCGCGGGCAGTCCGCTCACCGGCATCCTCCACCTCGGCCGCTACCCGCACGGCACCGACGAGACCGCCCGGCTGGTCGCCGCGGACCTGGAGAAGTCGCACTTCGAGGCGCCGGTCACGCCGGACGTGGCGCGCTGGCAGTACGCCAAGCTGCTGGCCAACCTCGGGAACGCGCTGGAGGCCGTCACCGGGCCGATGGAGAGCGCGGAGGCGGTGGCGCTGTTCGAGCGGGTGAAGGCCGAGGGCTCGGCCGTCCTCGCGGCCGCCGGGATCCCGTACGCGGGCACCGAGGAGCAGAAGGCGGTCCGCGGCGACAAGGTCTTCCTCGCCCCGCTCCACGGCACCCCGCGCGGCGGCGGCTCCTCCTGGCAGTCCCTCACCCGCGGCACCGGCACCATCGAGGCCGACTACCTCAACGGCGAGATCGCCCTCCTCGGCCGCCTCCACGGCGTACCGACCCCGCTCAACGACCTGCTCCAGCGCCTCGCCAACACCTTCGCCCGGGAGCGCCGGACAGCGGGCTCGATGCCGGTGGCCGAGCTGATGCGGCTGGCCGACGAAGTGGACCACTGA
- a CDS encoding mycothiol-dependent nitroreductase Rv2466c family protein, whose translation MTTAEPTRVDFWFDPACPFAWITSRWLLEVERTRPLDLRFHVMSLYLHNLGNELPDWYRDLVDRSIGPVRVAAAAAERHGEKILRDLYTAMGTRIHERKAEDFDGVIAESLAELGLPADLAAAAHDPSYNEAVRRSHDAGVEPDSGGYVGTPTLHVDGTVWFGPVLRAVPRGGRSAELFDSFRVLATDPDFFELKRTRTGGLSFD comes from the coding sequence ATGACCACCGCAGAACCCACCCGCGTCGACTTCTGGTTCGACCCGGCGTGCCCCTTCGCCTGGATCACCTCCCGCTGGCTGCTGGAGGTCGAGCGGACCCGTCCGCTCGACCTCCGCTTCCACGTGATGAGCCTCTACCTGCACAACCTCGGCAACGAACTCCCCGACTGGTACCGGGACCTGGTCGACCGCTCGATCGGCCCGGTGCGCGTCGCCGCGGCCGCCGCCGAACGGCACGGCGAGAAGATCCTTCGCGACCTGTACACCGCCATGGGCACCCGGATCCACGAGCGGAAGGCCGAGGACTTCGACGGTGTGATCGCCGAGTCCCTCGCCGAACTCGGACTCCCGGCGGACCTGGCCGCCGCCGCCCACGACCCGTCGTACAACGAGGCCGTACGCCGCAGCCACGACGCCGGCGTCGAGCCCGACTCGGGCGGCTATGTGGGGACGCCCACCCTTCACGTCGACGGGACGGTGTGGTTCGGGCCCGTGCTGCGAGCCGTCCCGCGCGGCGGCCGGTCGGCCGAACTCTTCGACAGCTTCCGGGTGTTGGCCACGGACCCCGACTTCTTCGAGCTCAAGCGGACCCGCACCGGCGGGCTGTCCTTCGACTAG